TAGACTACATAGTGGATCAGATTTGCTAGGTTTATTGGGGGACAAGTGCTAAGTGCTTCCCTGCCAGTCCAACATGGTGCCAAGCTAGGGCGTGTTCCCAGACAGGACAACAGCTCTTCATTTCCTACCCAGCGGCAGGAAACACTTCCAGGTCACAGTTTATACTTCCAGAACTACACAAGATTATGTGCTTGTAAAAGGTGCTGCAGAGTCCTGAAACTTCCTTCTGTGACACTGCCTGCTTCCTACCAAGTGGCAGACACTTGAGTGCAGAAGAATGCCTGagctgtagggtttttttcctcttttttaaataaaaagaaaagctgactggtaaaatgttatttttagcacaggcagaccaaaaaaaattttttttttttaaaaaaaatcacattacaCTGGAAATATACAGATTGGCCCacaagaaagaagcagctaTATACTACTGCCCCATAATGAGTTTTTCTTCACCTACAGTTTCAACTTCCCAAGTGAGGTAGGGAGAGGGTGACCACAGGGAAAAAAGGTGGTGTTTCCAAAGGATTCCACTGTTTTTAAGTTATCCTTCTGAATCCCTCATGTAAAATGTTCTTTAAGGAAACATTGCCTTTTCTTCACGACAACATTcagagttttggtttttttggttgttttgggtgagggaaagagggagaaagggagaaagaaaacaagcatcCCAGAGATGAAATGCTAGCAGTTTTGACACATTTTGGAAGGAAAGCACAGTtataaaaaggaaggaaataatgtaGTAAATGTAGTGAATCTGCAGATagaagggaaaaacagagaaTGCTGACATAGTTTGCACTGTGCCCGCTCCAATAGCACTTGAATTACACACCCTGTTCACACGGAAACACACAGTCATACACAGCTGTCAGGAGAGAGAAAGTGGACGCTTACAAACCTGTAGTTTAATTTTGTGGGAATCAGCAATATAGAAGCCTTTCATTGTCCCTCCGGGTACTAGACAGAATGTATTTTAAGGCATAATTTAACATCCATTTCTTCCTAAAGCAATTTAAAGTGTAACAAGCCAAGATgtcaaacacacagaaaactcAACAATAACTATTCTGACAGAGGTGAAAGCTATTTTATGTACAGTGCAGTATTTGCCTTCAAACAGGGGAGTCttatctttagaaaaaaaaagaataactgCAGACCCAGAttctaaaaaaagcaaacattgccAACACAAGGAATGTTCATTAGAGTCCAGTTCCCACTAGAGCTACTCAACAGGAGGACGTACAATATGATTACGCTAAACCGCACTGATTGACTGTTCCCAGAGCGTACCCCTGGGAGGGGGGCAGAACCATGGGAGGCCAAACCCTGCAGTACCCTAGTGCAAACTGCCTCAGAGGAAAAGCCTGTAGTCAACAAGCCTTTACACCTATTGTTAGGCTTCACTAAGAGATGTAGTAGTCAAGTGTCACCTAACAATTTCAGGACACTCCCGTAAAGGTGATGATCCTGTGTGGATTCTAATGCACATCCCCCGTGAACAGTGTCCTGCACACATACACCTGCCAGGCTACCGGCTTTCCCTCTTCCGCGACTGCAGCCAGCTCACAGCCACCAGAATCTCACGTAAACGATCAACATGATAAAAAACACAGCTACGGCCGCAAGTTTGGCGTAAGTGGAACGCATGTTCAGATATTTCGCATCCTGACGGTACTTCTTGGACAAACTGGACAAGTTGTTGGCCTTGGAATCAAGAGCTGttaaagggaaagggaagagaagttAATCAAGATCGACCCAAACAAACGTTCCCCAAATGTTCCATTAATGGTACAAGTTTctccagagcagctggaagcacAGTAGTTTCACATGGCATCATGCTCTGTGCCTATCTGCAGTGCTCTAGTACTTGTCCTGCTGGGATGAGAGCCACCCAAGCTGGTGAGACACTGATCTCATCCAAAAGAGGCACCAATACCTGCCAGGTGCTTCAGGATGCAACCGATCCAACTGAAACACCCACTGAGTCCGCTGCTTTTCTTGGGAGGCTCAGGGATGAGCaagcctttccctccctccagtATGCTCCACTCACCCAGCTGATCAAGGGGACAAGGAACCACATGCCGATTATCCGCCATTCCCTGTACCTGAAAGGGCCTCTCCTCGCTGTAAGACTTCCTCAATGTTGGCCACCATAATTCTCTGCACATCTTGCAGCTCTGTGTTGATGGAGCCCAAGTTCCTCCTTGCCCGGCTATCAATGTAGAGCTTCTTGGTTTTCTGGATGTAGGTATCTGGAACAAGATGGGGCTATCAGAGGGAATCTCACCTAATGCAGGCGGCCAGGCTGCTGAAGGAGCGGGAACGTTGCTGAGACAGCCAGCAGCAAATACGCACTGGAGCGAGGCCAAGAGCCTTACAGCAGGAAATATGAATCAAAAGACATTTACCACTTCCCTACCACTTCTCTTGCTCAAAACACCCATTTCTCTAGTGTCAAGAAGAGGCTGAACTGTCAATTCCATAGGCCAAGCTGGAGAGGATCCTGTGGCAGCGGCTGCTCCCCGCCAAGCAAGAAGTTTCCCAACTAGAAAGGAGAGGGACCTCACCAAATTCAATGAAGGAATAGGGCCTGGAGACCGTCGGCACCTTCTTGCCATGCTGCTCATCAAACTCCGAATGCAAGTCTTCCAGATACGCGAAGGCCAGTTTCTTGGGGAATGCAGCTTCACACAGGACCAGGTAACACACTCCTTTCTCAATGATGTAGCTAGAAGAACAGCAGACAGAGCATTAATCAATCAATTTTGAATCTATCCTATCAAACACCACCCCGCACACCTTTATTCCTATGAGGCAATGAGAGCTGGGGACAGCGACTTCCAGTTTGCCATGTATGGATCAGGTATAAACCTTTCTACAAAGTAAtggtctattttttttcctttacctcAAATAAATTTTCTTGTAGCCTCAGACCCTATACCTGTACCAACAGCCCTGAATTTTGACTTCACTGGAACAAAAGTGTGAGTATCATTAAGCTTAACAAAATACCAGCAACAAGAGAGTTATAATTTTGGAGTAAAAAAAGGAGGAtaccctccctctctccctcctgcagccaggaggAGGGGAGCACAAGCAGCAGAGTAGAGGGAAAGATGACCAACACAGCTCCAAGACAACGAGGCACAGCCAAGTACCCAAGGCCCACAAACGGGAAGCTCTGCCCTGAGACTAGGACACGCACAAGAATTTGGTCTCGGCATGCTAAAAAGCCACCCAGTGACTGCCAGCTCCCGCTTTCTGTTTTGGAGGGCTGGGTATCCCCTTCCTCTCCAACACCAGCCTGTTGGTGGGGTGTTGCTATCCACATGCATGACCTCAAAAGCAGctagggaaaaatactgttgctAGATGGGTTCTGGTGACTTCCCTTACAGGTTTGCCATGGGGAAGTATGACTGTGCTACCAGCTCTTCAGCTGCAATGTTAGGAACTCCAAACATACGTTGAAACAGGAGCTGCTCTTGCTGTGCAATGCTGTTTGGTTTGTTCTGCAGCTGAACGCGCGGGGAggtcctcttctcctcctcctgtcaCCCCATCCCCATTGCATCTAATCTGTATTTGTTCACAGAGGCTTAGTGCTGACCTTGTTTCGGTGTGAGCTCCAGTGCCTCCATCAGCACTGAGAACAGGGACCTTTCATTACAATTCAGCTAAAAAGCCTACTGAAATAAGGGATAAGACAGGACCAACCTTGAGATTATTTAGATTACTCAGGCTTCCCTACAACTGTCTGCTACTGCACATTCCCAActacattttcttcctcatttagccaatagaaaaaataaaggcaacaaTATTTCCACCAAAACCAAGGGAGTGGACATGGTAGATAGCCCTGCATACACTTTTGAATGTTTATGTATATTATCCAGGGTGGAATTTAAACGCTACTTTTATGTTACCTTCCTTTGACTTTCTGCATAATGCCATTATGTAGCCGACTAGTTAGCATAAAGATTAACAGTGTATTAAAGAACTGACCCACTCACGAGGGCACAGTAGTTAAATAAGTAGCTTAAAATTTTGTTAATAGCGCCATCAGGCTTACAAAACaacttcctctccctccccactaTTTTTCCAGATATCCCAACAGGTCCAAGTCCTTTGATTTAACGATCCTCGCTGTGTTTCCGGGCTCAGGAGCATCCATTTCTCCTGCCTCCACATGGCCTGTGTGCAAATCCTACTGGTCTTCAAATAACACCAGATTCACCCCAACCAGAAGCAAGAAACTCCAGTTACTATAATCCACCCCACAAGCGTGTCCCCATGAGCCTgtgcttttattcctttttacaTCCCTCAGCTTGGGCTGCATCAGTGCCTAAGATTAATCCTACAGTACATCAtgcctctcttcttcccttacCCTTGGAGACCTGCTTGACAGCTTGGAGTTGCTACAAATCATCACCCCACAGCTTGATTTAGCCACTGTCATGAACAGTAAGActtgaaaataatcttttgaaaTAAGGAAAACTCGTGTCAGATAGGAATTCTGACAGTACTGCCTGAGAGCCAGAGCAGGGAACTCAAGATGAGAGAGGTCTGGCCCAAGCAGCTGATCCTGCCCAGAGCTCTTCAGCTGTATTTCCCACTCACTTTTCCCCCTGTTGTGATATTAGATTTGTGATGGATTTAAAGTTGATCTGTCAGCACCCCAGACAGCAAGCACACCTCATTCTGTCCCGCAGCCAATTTTGTCAACCTCAGCTCAGCATCAAAGCAGAATTCCTGTACAGCTGGGCTTTGCAGTTTTACACTTCGTGTGTGCCTCTGATCTCCAGCACAGCACTCTGGATTTCTGCACACTGAGTGTAGccagtagggtttttttttataattatctTGGAtcattttgagagagaaaagcttTATCCTGGTAACACTGGCAAAGACCAAGGGTTGTTTTCAACATGACAGGTAAGAGCCACTTCAGCCATTCACCAGCCAAAGGTCAACTACTGACTGACAGCACAGCAGACTCCATCAGTGTTTCTGCACCTGCACAGCCGTGTACACCGAGTGCTGTAGCTGAAAGGGTGACACAGCTTTTGGAGCCAAAGTCTAAACATTACATTTGACAGAAATCACGTCAGCGGTCATAATTTAAGCTTCACATTTCAGCAAGATTTGGCTCTTCTCTTAATTGATCAAGCTAAAAATGTCCAACATCACCTCAGCAAGTTCAGCAATATCCTTAGCCACACTTGTAACTCTCGCACCACAAAATGCTCTGTGCAGGTTTGTGCTGCCCTCAGCAGTCAGAGCTCTgatttggcagaaaaaaaaaaaagtgctgcatTAAGGAACAGCATGGCCATTGGTCAGCATTATTTTAGACTAAATCT
This Grus americana isolate bGruAme1 chromosome 8, bGruAme1.mat, whole genome shotgun sequence DNA region includes the following protein-coding sequences:
- the SEC22B gene encoding vesicle-trafficking protein SEC22b encodes the protein MVLLTMIARVADGLPLAASMQEDEQSGRDLQQYQSQAKQLFRKLNEQSPTRCTLEAGAMAFHYIIEKGVCYLVLCEAAFPKKLAFAYLEDLHSEFDEQHGKKVPTVSRPYSFIEFDTYIQKTKKLYIDSRARRNLGSINTELQDVQRIMVANIEEVLQRGEALSALDSKANNLSSLSKKYRQDAKYLNMRSTYAKLAAVAVFFIMLIVYVRFWWL